One window of the Populus nigra chromosome 4, ddPopNigr1.1, whole genome shotgun sequence genome contains the following:
- the LOC133691413 gene encoding uncharacterized protein LOC133691413, with amino-acid sequence MASDASMATLSSSVQEDDQYDHDHDTDDGYHPPSLHNLSRLSMCTSSMYTNEDDDYQDCDGMTMFASRLAIESFDADEELSDDQKEGNHKNILHLSSDSDKETGCYSLPATPPRWRNRGGLRNQVQLIGATDYASENEAQKGIMRQKMRKNLRKRRVIRERRMDNSNTSFKKKEEEITGLSNYGSCNSFSGESEGGGLVVITRPKGGRRSLCMDLEEVKACRDLGFELEHERMLEMPSSRVSLSGSTLDTSSGGDSPIANWRISSPGDDPRDVKARLKAWAQAVAMASASRHGGI; translated from the exons ATGGCTTCTGATGCGAGCATGGCCACGCTGTCTTCTTCTGTTCAAGAAGATGATCAATATGATCATGATCATGACACGGATGATGGGTATCACCCCCCTAGTCTTCATAACTTGTCTAGGCTGTCCATGTGTACAAGTTCCATGTACACTAATGAAGACGATGATTATCAAGATTGTGATGGGATGACGATGTTTGCGTCAAGACTGGCTATAGAAAGTTTCGATGCTGATGAGGAACTCTCTGATGATCAAAAAGAAGGTAATCACAAAAACATACTGCACCTCTCTTCTGATTCTGATAAAGAAACAGGCTGCTACTCGCTTCCAGCAACACCACCTCGTTGGAGAAATCGCGGTGGCTTAAGAAATCAAGTGCAATTAATCGGAGCAACAGATTATGCCAGTGAAAATGAAGCTCAAAAGGGTATTATGAGGCAAAAGATGAGAAAGAATTTGAGGAAAAGAAGGGTCATAAGAGAAAGACGGATGGACAACAGCAATACgagttttaaaaagaaagaagaggagatcACAGGGCTGAGTAATTACGGTTCTTGTAATAGTTTTAGTGGGGAGAGTGAAGGTGGTGGGTTGGTAGTGATAACAAGGCCAAAAGGAGGGAGGAGGTCATTGTGTATGGACTTGGAAGAAGTGAAGGCTTGTAGGGATCTTGGGTTTGAATTGGAACATGAAAGGATGCTGGAGATGCCTAGTAGTCGTGTCTCTCTTTCAGGATCCACTCTTGACACTAGTAGTGGTGGCGATTCTCCTATTGCTAACTGGCGCATCTCTAGCCCTG GTGATGATCCGCGGGATGTTAAGGCTAGGCTTAAAGCATGGGCACAGGCAGTGGCAATGGCGTCTGCATCTAGACATGGTGGCATCTGA
- the LOC133691716 gene encoding uncharacterized protein LOC133691716: MEITVEMFKESLKDPYYHYNGYTIHVENHRILTVISGCDLTVSKWIKHVSKTNNDSASSSSKKSLIVGVSTDKQYISGSKGSENYSPYNILQLCVGSHCLIYHLPHPECYYTCKSLRDFFSNPKVIAVGVNIKPVAKQLEKEFEIKFEKVIDVHELAVKKIGQELLDLNLSKFDLDNMAKALLGKHMDVVRPEEKAEWYTKTGEKVKLATVDAYLCFLMGWELLYDADECKRNVSVALKQKMKKESKHLKNHRKRKIKILFKRSRMDFRDGMVW, translated from the coding sequence atggAAATCACTGTTGAAATGTTCAAGGAATCGCTCAAAGACCCTTACTACCATTACAACGGCTACACCATCCACGTCGAGAACCACCGCATCCTCACCGTCATCTCTGGATGCGACCTCACTGTCAGCAAGTGGATCAAACATGTCTCCAAAACCAACAACGACTCtgcttcctcctcctccaagaAATCTCTCATTGTCGGTGTCTCCACCGATAAGCAGTACATTTCCGGCAGTAAAGGCTCCGAGAATTACAGTCCGTACAACATCCTGCAGCTCTGCGTCGGCTCTCACTGTCTCATCTACCACCTCCCGCACCCTGAGTGTTACTACACCTGTAAGTCTCTCCGAGACTTCTTCTCCAATCCTAAAGTCATAGCTGTAGGTGTTAACATAAAGCCGGTGGCTAAACAGTTAGAGAAGGAGTTTGAGATTAAGTTTGAGAAAGTGATAGATGTCCATGAGCTAGCTGTGAAGAAGATAGGGCAAGAGTTGTTAGATCTGAATCTGAGCAAGTTTGACTTGGATAATATGGCTAAGGCTTTGCTAGGAAAACACATGGATGTTGTGAGGCCTGAGGAGAAAGCGGAGTGGTATACTAAGACTGGTGAGAAGGTGAAGTTAGCAACTGTGGATGCTTATCTCTGTTTTTTGATGGGTTGGGAGCTGTTATATGATGCGGATGAGTGTAAGCGCAATGTTTCTGTTGCCTTAAAGCAGAAGATGAAGAAGGAGAGTAAGCATCTGAAGAATCATAGGAAAAGGAAGATCAAGATATTGTTTAAGAGATCAAGGATGGATTTCAGGGATGGTATGGTTTGGTAG
- the LOC133692827 gene encoding suppressor of disruption of TFIIS-like gives MGSLGNLLKMDAAGRANGPKYECLLFDMDDTLYPLSFGLNMACRKNIEEFMLHQLHIEESEVPRMCLELYREHGTTMAGLKALGYEFDNDEFHAFVHGRLPYETLKPDPVLRNILLSVPQRKIIFTNADKAHAAEVLKRMGFEDCFEGVICFETLNPPLEIANNMDALDNDAMIAGGEPEPSGSDGTIATGYKNKIKNDLDNGISSKSRILCKPSLEAIEAAIQIANVDPRKTIFFDDSARNIASGKAAGLHTVIVGSSVLVPGADNALRSIHNIKEAIPEIWEDEGEEMEQVIQSTTVETMILA, from the exons ATGGGATCGTTAG GTAACCTTCTTAAGATGGACGCTGCTGGGAGGGCCAACGGACCAAAATACGAGTGCTTGCTCTTTG ACATGGATGATACGTTGTACCCCTTGAGTTTCGGTCTCAACATGGCTTGCCGAAAGAACATTGAAG AGTTCATGTTGCATCAGCTACATATTGAGGAAAGTGAAGTTCCGAGAATGTGCTTGGAATTATACAGGGAGCATGGAACAACAATGGCAGGTCTAAAG GCTCTTGGCTATGAGTTTGATAACGATGAGTTTCATGCTTTCGTTCATGGAAGATTGCCTTATGAAACACTGAAGCCTGATCCGGTGCTAAGGAACATTCTACTTTCCGTCCCACAGCGTAAAATA ATCTTCACAAACGCTGATAAGGCGCATGCAGCTGAGGTTCTCAAAAGGATGGGATTCGAGGATTGTTTCGAAGGCGTCATTTGCTTTGAAACCCTTAATCCTCCTCTAGAAATTGCAAATAACATGGATGCATTAGATAATGATGCAATGATTGCAGGAGGTGAGCCAGAGCCAAGTGGCTCCGATGGTACTATTGCCACtggttacaaaaataaaataaaaaatgatttagatAATGGTATCAGCTCCAAGTCACGAATCCTCTGTAAACCCTCTCTGGAGGCCATTGAAGCAGCTATTCAGATTGCAAATGTGGACCCAAGGAAGACA ATCTTCTTTGACGACAGTGCTCGAAACATTGCAAGTGGGAAAGCAGCAGGACTTCATACAGTTATT GTAGGGAGCTCGGTCCTTGTACCAGGTGCAGACAATGCCTTGAGAAGCATCCAcaatatcaaggaagcaatacCTGAAATTTGGGAGGATGAAGGAGAGGAGATGGAGCAAGTTATCCAGTCCACTacagtcgaaacaatgatcctTGCTTAG
- the LOC133692625 gene encoding protein ABC transporter 1, mitochondrial has protein sequence MSSFNHIGRLLSGISLVAKEIAKRSKALETGDFETLIASTAKKALVSVTDLSGLTKGKVREFSPPRHNGSVAYFNNSPDLAAEATPAESQLPIGDNGKESSASDGVVTPSVSFQDKILEEKRISQEEIGDLDRDNKGHAGAGEVAVAPAETVAAPPVVKRRKPRERRVPSSPFTRALGFAGLGAGLAWGTVQESAKRLAFGTPSSQDKQSAYSPFLSDKNAERLALALCRMRGAALKIGQMLSIQDESLVPAPILAALDIVRQGADVMPKSQLNQVLDAELGADWSTKLTSFDYEPIAAASIGQVHKATKDGMEVAMKIQYPGVADSIESDIENVKLLLDYTNLIPKGLFLDRAIKVAKVELSRECDYELEAANQKQFRSLLSDAEGFYVPLVVDDLSCKRVLSTEFVSGIPIDKVASLNQETRNYVGRKLLELTLMELFVFRFMQTDPNWSNFLYDEATNTINLIDFGAARDYPKRFVDDYLRMVVACANGERDVVIEMSKRLGFLTGEESEAMLDAHVQAGFIVGLPFSNPGGYDFRSSNITHSMSNLGATMLRHRLTPPPDEVYSLHRKLSGAFLACIKIGAVVPCRELLLEVYKDYQFGEDRDNQMLSGSIS, from the exons ATGAGTTCGTTTAATCACATAGGAAGACTGCTGAGCGGCATTTCTCTAGTAGCCAAGGAAATTGCCAAACGCTCCAAAGCTCTCGAAACTGGAGATTTCGAAACCCTAATAGCCTCCACCGCTAAGAAAGCGCTAGTCTCCGTCACCGATCTATCGGGCCTCACTAAAGGGAAAGTACGCGAGTTTTCGCCTCCCAGGCACAATGGATCCGTCGCTTATTTCAACAATTCACCTGACTTGGCAGCAGAAGCAACCCCAGCTGAATCGCAGCTGCCAATTGGCGACAACGGAAAGGAAAGCAGCGCCAGTGATGGTGTCGTGACTCCTTCAGTTTCTTTTCAAGACAAGATTTTAGAGGAGAAACGAATTTCACAGGAGGAAATTGGTGATTTGGATAGAGATAATAAAGGCCATGCAGGTGCTGGAGAGGTGGCTGTGGCACCGGCGGAAACCGTGGCGGCGCCGCCAGTGGTAAAGAGGAGGAAGCCTCGGGAGAGGAGAGTTCCTTCCAGTCCGTTTACAAGAGCGCTTGG GTTTGCTGGTCTAGGAGCCGGGCTTGCATGGGGAACAGTTCAGGAATCTGCAAAGAGACTTGCCTTTGGTACACCAAGTTCACAAGACAAACAATCTGCTTATTCTCCATTTTTGTCCGATAAGAATGCAGAACGCCTGGCTCTTGCATTATGCAGAATGCGTGGAGCTGCGCTCAAGATAGGACAAATGCTGAGCATACAGGACGAATCTCTTGTTCCTGCTCCG ATCTTGGCTGCTTTAGATATTGTACGTCAAGGTGCAGATGTGATGCCCAAGAGCCAGCTGAATCAAGTTTTGGATGCTGAGTTGGGTGCTGACTGGTCAACCAAGTTAACTAGTTTTGATTATGAACCAATTGCTGCTGCAAGTATAGGCCAG GTGCACAAAGCGACAAAGGATGGTATGGAGGTCGCAATGAAAATTCAGTACCCTGGTGTTGCAGATAGTATTGAGAGCGACATTGAGAATGTGAAACTTCTTTTAGATTATACAAACCTGATTCCAAAAGGACTATTTCTTGACAGAGCTATAAAG GTGGCAAAAGTAGAACTGTCTCGAGAATGTGACTATGAGTTGGAGGCCGCCAATCAGAAACAGTTCCGTAGTCTGCTATCTGATGCTGAGGGCTTTTATGTTCCATTGGTTGTGGATGATCTTTCATGTAAAAGAGTCTTAAGTACCGAGTTTGTTTCTG GAATTCCAATTGATAAAGTAGCATCACTGAACCAAGAAACTCGTAATTATGTTGGGAGAAAGTTGCTAGAACTCACATTGATGGAATTGTTTGTCTTCCGCTTCATGCAG ACTGATCCTAACTGGAGTAATTTCTTGTATGATGAGGCAACAAACACCATCAATCTCATTGACTTTGGAGCAGCTCGAGATTATCCTAAAAGATTTGTTGATGACTACTTAAGAATG GTTGTAGCCTGTGCAAATGGTGAAAGAGATGTTGTGATTGAGATGTCAAAAAGGCTTGGATTCCTCACAGGAGAAGAATCAGAGGCAATGCTGGACGCTCATGTTCAGGCTGGTTTTATCGTGGGACTGCCATTCTCTAATCCTGGCGGGTATGACTTCCGATCCTCTAATATCACTCACAGTATGTCAAACCTTGGGGCAACAATGCTAAGGCACAGGCTCACTCCACCTCCAGATGAGGTATATAGCCTTCATAGAAAGCTTTCAGGTGCTTTCTTGGCTTGCATCAAGATTGGAGCCGTTGTACCATGTAGGGAACTATTACTCGAAGTCTACAAGGATTATCAGTTTGGTGAAGATAGGGACAACCAGATGCTCAGTGGCTCaatttcttga